TGATGTTTGTGGAAGAAAGCGCAGCACTCTGAGGTCTGGCGAAAACTTCCAGATGGGCAACGCACGTGCCATGACGCTAAGCTAGCTCGCTCGAGGAATCGCGCGACCTAGAGCTTGACCTCCAGCGACGAACTCACCCGCGATCGCGACTACTTACTTCCCCCACTCGACATACAGCTACCGCAGTCATGACGAAAAAGCGCAAGAGATACCCAGATCTGAACCAGAAGCTAGAGGTGAGAAATTCGTAGACAAACTGCATATTTGGCACAGTAGCTGACCTCAGCAGCGACCATGGTGTTACTACTGCGAACGCGACTTCGACGATCTTAAGATTCTCATCTCTCACCAGAAAGCCAAACATTTCAAATGCGATCGCTGCGGACGACGGTTGAACACAGCCGGAGGTACATGAGCCCTCTATCACCATATCCCCTTGGGCGGACTAAGGCTTGATCAACGCATATACTAACACTCACAGGTCTCTCTGTGCATATGAACCAAGTCCACAAGGAAACGCTCACACATGTCGAGAATGCCAATCCGGGTCGACAAGGTCTGGAGCTTGAGATCTTTGGTATGGAGGGTGTACCAGCAGAGATAATCGACCAGCACAACCAGCAGGTCACACAAGCACATTTCGCCGAGGAACAAGAGCGTGCGCGCTTGACAGGAAACCCGATGCGCGGAGCTTATGTGAATGGACAAGCGGCGCCGAACAAGAGGCCGAAGATCAACGAGAGCTTGGAGGAGATTGAGGAGAGAGCGGCCAAATTCAGGGAGGACCGGAAGAATGGTGTACTTCCAACGCCCGTGGAGCCGGCACCTACAGCTGTATGTCTTGGAGCAGGGGAGAATGATCATGTGGGGCTAATCAATTCACAGACACCACCAGTTGTTCAATCACCGTATGGTGTACCGCCCCCAGGCGCACCCGCGGCTTTCCCTCCTGGCGCTGCATTCCCTCCCCAAGCCGTTCCTCAACCCTTTTCACCGGCCAATGGCGGCATCCCTCCACGGCCAGGCAGCATACCGGGCCAGCCTGGAGCGTTACCTCCCCGACCTGGATTCGGTGCACCTCCGCCTGGCGCAATTCCTCCCGGCCAGAACGGCGAAATATTCAATTCTGTTGACGAACTCATCAACCAGGTCACAAAAGCAGCTGCGACAaaggaagagaagaagagcaaAAAGGACAAGAACCAACGACTCATCTTCTCGGACGATTTCATTAGTCCAGAAGAAAAGATGGCTGCCCTGTCCAGGTTCTCCGACTTCATGCGGACGTAGGCGGCGGGAAAAGATGGCGGGACTTTGAATAACGCGTGAATAACCATCACAAATGTCTGCCATTGTCAAGCCTGCTGTAGGGTTCAAATGCTGGGGGTTTTGCCGTTCTATTCGGTGAACTCTAGAAGAAGACAACCAAGCTTGCAAGAAGCTGAGGAACCCCTCACACAGGCCCCTCATCCGGCACAATGAAGCAAAAGAGTAAGCCGCGTCGGAGAATTGAATAGGCGGTGCATGTTAGACAAATTGGGGGTTTCTCCATGTAGCATTACGTAGGAGCGAGCACGTCATGAATTGAACGTTCTTGGAATCCGTGTCTTCTCAAGCGGATACATACATGATGCACGCAGAGTCTCAATCACATGAAGCTAATTGTATCGAAACCATAGCAAACGATTGTTCCTCTTCAAATCAGGGTATCTTGCATTTTGACGCAGCCAAACTATACAATTACATAAAAACGTGATGACGGTGACGAAAGACGCTGTTCTTGGTGTGTAACCAAGACACTCATTATCAATGGTAAAAGCCAGACTCTTcaccttcttcttcctcatcttcctcatACTCTTCACTTTGCTCGTCTTCACTACTGCTGCTGCTACTTTGATCCTCGCTAGCCCGCGCCCACTCTGAACTCTCAGTGAACAAAGACTCGCCGAGGTCGAGGCCGCGGGAGTGCGTCGTAGCCATGATATCAGCCCTGTGTGCCTCGTCTTCTGCACGTGCGCCGTCTTCCTGCTCAGGCATAGGGTCGACTTCACGCAGCAAGGCTTTTTCATCCAGATCTGCAGTGTTATCGCGGCCATGGCTAGTAGCAAAGACGACGGATTTAGCGGTGCTGGGACGTTCGTGCTCATCGGCATGGTGGTGATGTGAGACGGTGCGAGTGGGTTCCTCGATGATGTCGCCGTTCCAGGGCTGGCATTCCTTGACTGTTTCGCCACAGCGGAGACAGGTCCAGCCTTCGCCTTCTTCGTTTGCGATACGTTGGGCGATGCAGGCGAAGCAGTATATGCAACCGCAGGGCATGGCTTCGTAGGGGTTCGTGATGTCTGTAGCTGCGGAGCCTACGACGCCGCCGCCACCGGCCGACGAGGCGAGTATGTCTGCTTCGCTGGCTGTGGTGGGGTTCTGGTCGCGGTAGCAGATGGCGCATGTGCGTTCGGGGAGGAAACCGAGTTCGCCACTGGCTTTTTCTTCGTCGTTGTCCGAGGAGGTGGATTTTGAGCGGccgaggagggagaggatgGTGGATTGAAACTTGCGGAATGTGCGGCTTAGAATGCGACGCCAGCGCGATATGCCGACCAGTgggaggaggaagagaaggaacTCTGTGAAGGCGTGCCACACGAGTTGACGGTTCAAGTACTCGAAACTGACTTCTCGAGATGTCGCATGGGATGTTGGCGTGAGACGTAGGCGGAGGAGTCTGTCGGTGATGGTTCTGTATCTGCCGTCTACTAAGAAGACGAGGAAGCTGGCGAGACCAAACATGTCGTGTGCGCTCCCTGCCAATTCACTGAGTCTACCCAGCATCTTCAACTTGGTCGACTCGGGGCGTGTGTAGTCTTCCGAGGCGGACAGTAGATAGTCTTCCCACTTTGTCCACGCATATCTCCCTCCCACGGTAATGGCACCGTAGGCCACCTTCTGCCACGGTTTCGGTGGCGGGCGATTGGGCGCATTACTCCTCGCGTCGGTATACCGTAGCCCCTGTAGATGGGCGCCATAACTCGCATTCTGGTCCCAAATACTGAGTTTCCACAGGATAGCTCTCAGTACCAGCAGTATCTCGGCCGAGTAGTTGTCTGTAATGTGGGAGCCAAAGTACTTCAAGCCCTCGCCGACCTGGCCCTTGAGTAGACTCAGCAGTTCCTCGTCGAGGAGTTCGGCATCGACCTGGCCGACGCGAAACTCTGGACGTGTACCAGTGCGGCCTTTGATGGCGTCCCAGACGCTGAAGCCCGTTGTTGATATGGTGCTAAAGGGAAAGGGCAGCCGTGACAGGGCGCGTACCGTCCGGGGCACTTCATGCTGGCGGCTCTGTTGTTGCAGGGCGCGTTGGGCGCGGCGGGCGGCTATGCGTTGCTGGGCTGCGGCGAAGTCGGCGGCGGGCATTGGGGCACACTGGTCGTCGCGCGACGATGGGCGTGTTGGAATCGCGACGTGAAGAATAGCGTGATGGAGATGATGGGGTGAATGCGACGGGCCGAGGTTGGCTGGGGATGCCGTCCAGGTACCGTGGCTGCCGACGACTGCATCATCTCCTGATAATTCCTTACATTACCTGGTTAAATACTTTGGTAGCGAGTCTCTCCCTGTTCTTGGTGAAAAAGAAAATAGCTGTGCATATTGATCGACGCATAGTAAGCGCATTACGCAGCTGTCACCCAAACAGCTGCTTCTGTCTCGGGGGTCCGGGCGGTGACGACGTGGGGAGCTGGGGAGTAGTCTGCGATTTTTGTGTTGCATCCTCACCAAAGACAAAAGTAGCCTTCACCCTCACTTTTTACCAATTGACTGTAGCCTGGGTGAGCAGGCCTACCCCTGCTGTTGCTTTGTCTCCGTGAACTGCGTCTTCCTCAATCCCAGGCGAACGTTCCTTCCTCAGACACTCACTCTGGTTGTTGCTGCCCCACTACCGCAACATCCGCATAGTATTCACTCGTAACATGAACGCCGAGTTCAGTGTTGAGGTGCCAGGAGAGGCGAACCCTCTTACAGAAGGCATCTTATTCCACGTCTTGCGTTCGGCTTCCTCGACCGACCAGACTCAAGTGCAGACTGGCACAAAGCAGTTGCAGCACTGGGAGAAGGCCCAAGGTTTCTACCCTCTGCTTCAGGTATGGGTAGCCTAAGGCGCGTATTTTTAATAAAACTAACGCATCTCAGTCTGTGTATCTGGACAAATCGCTCCCTCTAGAAGTTCGCTACCTTGCCGTCATCCAGCTCAAGAATGGCATCGACAAGTACTGGCGCAAGACAGCCACAAAGTACGCGCCCGATACCACTTCACATCCACGATATATACTAATACAGTAACAGTGCCGTGACAAAGGAAGACAAGAACACAATCCGGGCACGTCTGTTAGAGAGCGCTGTCAACGAGGCCGATCACCGTCTGGCGCTACAGAATGCTCTTGTTGTCGCCAAAATAGTGCGCTATGAGTATCCGACTGACTGGTGAGTATAGCTCTACGGCTTAGCAGCAGCTTCTTAACACTATACAGGCCAGGTTTGTTCCAACAACTACTCCAAATCCTTCGCACCGCTGCCGACCCGAGCGCATACCCACTACAGCTCCCCCGAGCCCTCCTTGTTCTACTATACATTGTAAAGGAACTTTCGACTGGAAGGCTCCCACGAACACGACAGAGTCTACAAACAGTGGCTCCTGAGATATTCAACGTCATAGGCACAATCTACGTGAGCAAGGTACAGGCTTGGCAAACCTTCTTCCAACATGGTGGAGACGATGAAGGCGGTGCGCTTGAGAGCATTGACAACAGCTTGCTTGCCATCAAGGCGATCCGCCGGTTAATCATCGCTGGCTATGAGTTTCCAGGCAGAGACAAAGACGTACAGGAGTTCTGGACACTAACCCGCGCTCACTTTGGAGAATTTCTACACTATGTAACGCCAGGAAACTCACCGCTTGCAAATGAGGTCCAAAAGAAAGTTGGAAAGCATCTGATGCAGCTTTCGAAATTACATCTCAACATGGCTACTACTCACCCAGCAGACTTTGTCCTTTTGCCCAACTCGCTAGATCTTGCGCGCGATTACTGGAGTCTTGTCTCCAAAGTAGGCGAGCAATGGGGCTCCACGTCCATAGAAGGCGCCAAAGTCGGTACTGATGGCGATGCTGAAGATGAGGCACCCATACTGGAACGTCTAGCACTCAAAGGTTTACTACTGATTCGTGCCCTTGTGAAGATGGTCTTCTATCCTACTCAGAGCTTCCGTTACAAGCATCAACAAGAAAAGGACGAGAGGAGCAAGGCCATGGACATGATCAAGACAGGCTTCTTTACTGACGACCTTGTCCGTGCAATGACCTCAGCACTCGTCCAACGCTTTTTCGTCTTCCGACCTAGCGATCTCCGCATGTGGGAGGAAGAACCTGATGAGTGGGAGAAGATGGAAGAAGGCGCAGAGGACTGGGAGTTCGCCATTCGACCATGCGCCGAGAAGCTGTTCTTAGACCTCGCAAAGAATTTCAAAGATTTGATCATCCAGCCTCTACTTCAAGTCTTCTATTCTGTCGCGAGTGGGTACTCACAGCCAGTAGCTACTTCTTCAGCTAACATGCCGCAGCCCCGGAAAACGAGGACATCCTCTTCAAAGACTCTGTATACACTGCTATTGGTCTTGCAGCCGACATACTGCACGATCAGGTTGACTTCGACTCGTTCCTCGAGAAGACATTAGTTGTAGAGGCAACGAAACAGACGCCAGGCTTCAACATCATTCGTCGTCGCATCGCAATCATCATTTCGCAATGGATCCCCATCAAGATGGCCAAAGAGAAGAAGCCAATCGCCTACCAAATCTTTCAGCATTTGTTAGATAAGAGCGACCCGATGAACGATCAGGTCGTTCGAATAACGGCAGGACGAAAGTTCCATGCTGTCGCGGATGAATGGGAGTTCCAGGCTGACCTCTTCATGCCGTACTCGCAGATTATGCTTGACAGGTTGATGGCGTTGGTTCAGGAAGTGGAGCTCCCAGAGACGAAGATGGCACTGCTCAACACCATCAGCCTTATCGTCTTAAGGTTGGAGCATCATGTAAGTCGAAGACGCTACTTCGAAGAAGAACTTGACTGACTTGGTGCAGATCACACCGTACGCTAACAGTATCATCGACCTCCTGCCACCTCTATGGGAGCAATCTGGCGAAGAACATCTCATGAAGCAGGCTATTCTCACGATCCTCGCTCGTCTAACGAACGCCATGAAAGCCGACTCGCGGTTATTTCATATTTCTTTCCTTCCCATCATCCAAAGCGCCATCGAGCCCGGTTCAGAAACGCAAGTCTATCTCCTTGAGGATGCATTGGATTTATGGGCATCGATCATTGCACAAACACCATCCGCTCCGGAGCCTACACCTCCAGAGCTGCTGAGTTTACTTCATTACCTCCTCCCACTCTTCAGCATGGACAACGATACTCTTCGCAAAGCCATTGAGATCACAGAAGCATACCTTCTTCTCGCGCCCTCCGCCGTACTCGCCGATGATTTCCGTCCAGCAATCCTCCAGGCGCTCGCGGATCTGCTGGGTAGCCTCAAAGTCGAAGCAAATGGTATTATGACCCATCTTGTACAATGCATTATTCGCGGTGCACAAGGTGTAGGTGGTGAACAAGCAGTCAAGGTACTCACCAGTGATCTCATATCCACCGGTTTCTTAGCAAAGGTTCTCGAAGGACTTCACGGCGCATGGACACACCACCAATCCCACGGACCCTACCGCGAACTTCCCTCCCGCGCCGTCGATGGTGTCGTAGAAACCGACTACTTCACCGTTCTAGCCCGTATCGCTATTGCCTCTCCTACCGTCCTCCTCGAAGCGCTCTCTTCTCTATCAAGCGAGGGCTTAGAAAAGACACTAGACTGGCTGTTGGAAGAATGGTTCAGCCACATCGAGAACATTGGAGACTCACCAAGCAGGAAACTCATGTGCCTTGTTCTGACAAGATTTCTGGAGGGTGGCCAGCCGTGGATGTTGGCGAGATTGCAGTTGTTGATTGGGGTGTGGACGGATGTGCTGGGTGAGCTGTTGGATGGTATGGATGATCGGAGTCAAGAGTATGTGTTTTCTTCTCTTTTCATTTGCTgttttcttcttctgagAGACTACATACTGACAAGTCGATTTCAAAGCTCCCTTTATTGGCCCCCAGAGCCTTACCACCCAACTGAACCCGAAGCTCCAGAGGATCTGCGTAAACGCGAACTCATCTACACAGATCCGGTCCATCAGATCAACCTCGTCGCTTTCATACGCGAGCATCTTCAGCAAGTTATCCAGCAGGTTGGTGGTGAACAGGCGTTCCAAGAGGAGTGGCTGAGTCGTGTGGATAAGGAGGTGTTGAAGGGATTCGGAGAGCTGGGAATCATGTGATGCGTACTGAGATTTGAGGTACGTCTGATGTTAAGACACTGAAGATTGTACGACTAGGATCTATAGCCGGTTGTCGCGCTCCAGAATAAATACACGATGAGATGTGCACCATGAATTAAGTAATCACAGCGAACGATACTTATAATACAAGAGAAATTGATTGTTGCATTGGCGACTGATAGATTACTGAGCCATCTTTGCTAAACCAGAGTTTTTGAACGCAAGAGCAAGAGCGAAAAACACAGTACATGATGATGTGATAGTTTGATAAATTAGACATAAACTCCTTCCCAGAACGGGAAGAGAATTTCAAAAGAAAGCCCAAGAGGTATCATGGCTTGACCAATACTAGCCAAGAAAGCCGTCACACACCCACAGAGAGAGAGAGACACTCCCAAACACCTATTCCGCTGTTGCCCATCAAGGAAAAAACAAGGTATATATTCCCGCCCTGGCTCCCTAAGAATGAGAAAGAAAAAACAACGCCCTGCTGAATGCAACCTTGCTACACTTTGACGAAAACCCCGTTGGGTAAGTGAAGTCCCGTAGCCAGGCAAACGCTTAGTCTTTTGCGACCTCTGTCCGGACTTCGCCGTTTACATTTTCAGTGTCTCGCTCAGCTTGGCCTTCTTCTTTTTCAGCGGCGGGTTTTTCCTTGTCAtcgtcgttgtcgtccaTTTCCACGTCGGCGGTTGGGGCGGAAGTGGGTGCCATTGCGGTGGTTGTCGTGGCCGTGGGGGGGTGATTCAGGTGGGGTTACGACACCAGCGGGGGATTGAGAGCGTGTTGAGCCGGCAGTGGCGGCGGCAGTGGTGGCGGGTGGTACGTCCATGTCGATGTCGCCGTCTTCGTCTGCTTCTTGCTCGCCGGCAGTGGGGGTTTGTGTGCGCGAgtcggcggcggcggatGGCTGGCGGGTGGATACGGCACTCTCGCCATTGAGCTCTTCTAGACCGTCCATCTCGTCGGCCGGGGGCGGCGTGGGGATTGGGGTAGTCGGTGATATGCCGTCTCTTCTTCGTGCCAGGCTGGGCACGTACTCCCAAGCTGTTCTTGTAGTCCTCGTCGTCGCTTGCATCGTACAATTCGCCCTCATGTTCGATTTGCTTATCGCGCTGACGTTGAGTCATTCGGACGTCCTTGTTCTCATCCGCATCGAGAtcgtcatcttcgtcttcggCATCGGAATCCATCATGCGCGTCGCTGCCGCTATAGGGTTGTTCGGGATGTTCGTAAACGCCTCGACCGATGGCTTTCCTGTTCGTCGGATGTTTTCAATGACGGCCGACTTGATCTTGTGCAGGTAATCATGAGAGTTTGCGTTTTCCATATTCGATGGCCGGACATCTAGCTCATAGTCGGGAGCAAAGTATTCGTAGTAGTCGTTGAAGGGCAGCTGCTTTGCCATCTTCTCGCCAACCAACTCTCCTGTTTCGTATGCCCAGGTTCGTGCGACATTCCTCATGGTGTATCCACCACCTCCCAGAACAATAACGGGGACGCCGAAGCTCTTGACGTATTTGACACAATTGGCGTGGCCGTCCATGCTCAAATTGAAGCAACCGAGCCTGTCTCCCGAGAGACTGTCACCACCGCATTGAAGCACAATGGCTTCGGGGCCATAGTAGTCCATGACGGCTTGAATGACAGGCTCAAAGATGTTCCTGTATGTTTCGTCGGTGATGCCGTCTCGCAGGGGAAAGTTGACCGAATAGTTTTTGCCGCTTCCGACACCAATGTCGCGTAGTTCACCAGTACCGGGAAAGTACTCGCCGTACTTGTGGAATGAGACAGTCATGACGCGATCGGTCGTGTAGAAAGCCTCCTCGACGCCGTCTCCGTGATGGACATCAATGTCAATGTAGAGCACGCGCTGCTTGTAGCGAAGCAGCTCGATAATACCCAGAACAATGTCGTTGACATAGCAGAAACCACTGGCCTCGCTCTTCTTTGCGTGATGCAAACCACCGGCCCAGTTGACAGCGACATCACATTTGCCTCGGTTCAGGCGGGCGGCACCTTCCATGGTTCCGCCCGCGCTGATGCCACAGAACTCAAACAGGCCGTCGAAAACAGGACAGTCGTCTCCGACATTGTACTTGCTTTGTTCGCGCGTGAACTGCTCCATGTTGTCTGGTGTCACTTTGTGCAGGAATTCGATGTACTCGTCGGTGTGGAACTGCGTCATCTCGTATTTTGAGGCTGGTTTTGCGCGCTGCGCCTCTATTAGCACAGAAATCTCAAAATACAGTCGCGGTACCTACATAAATTTCCATCTTTGTGTAGAGGCCATAGTTCATAATCAAGCTATGCGCCATGCGTATGCGATGGGGCTTCATGGGATGACCTGCAACATATGCATAGTTCCCTACGTCGGAATCGTAAAAGTAAGCGACTTTCTTTGGCTGCGTGGCGGTGCCGTTGTTGAGAGAGGACGAGCCCGTCGTTGGGGCCATGCCGCCTTCTTCGACCATATCTTTGTTGGCTGCGCACAGCTATGCGACTGGGGAAAGAATACGAGAGCGTGGAGAAGACGGGGCAAAAGGTAGAAATCAATATATGCTCTCGGTGCAAGTATCCGTTGTAGCGAAGGCGACTGTGAGAAAACGAAACTCTGGTATGTGGAGGGGTTGGACCTTGGGCGAGAGATGGCGGGAGCTTTTGGACAAAGACGGTCGAGGGCATTGAGCATAGAGCTGCTGCAAGGGTCCCCTGCCTAGGGCCGGCCCCGGAATAACCGAGGCGCCGCATCTGGCAATCGCGTAGGTACGTGAGAGAGCTCCAGGCCGAGCATCAACAGCTTCATCGCCGAAAACGTCGTCGCCCATACAAACTCAATAACCTTCCCACTCTGCCGGGCCGCTCATTTCTACGACGCGAAAGAAAGCCGAAAACGAACAGCCGTCTACAGCCCGTCACCCCGCCACTATGGACCGATTAAGCAGAATGCTCGCCGCCGCTCAAGGCATGGGCGGTATGGGAGGAGGGCCCCAGGCCGACACCAACCTGATTGATAACTCGGAAACCGTCTACATCTCCTCGCTTGCACTTCTGAAGATGCTACGGCACGGTCGGGCTGGTGTGCCTATGGAAGTCATGGGCCTGATGTTGGGCGAGTTTGTGGATGACTACACGGTGCGAGTGGTGGACGTCTTTGCCATGCCCCAATCGGGTACTGGTGTTTCCGTTGAGGCAGTAGATCCCGTCTTTCAGACCAAGATGATGGATATGCTGCGGCAAACAGGAAGGTACGCAATTGTCGTCTAAACCCCGGATTCGCCCCACGCTCTCATCGACCACATGCTGACAAACACAGGCAAGAGACAGTCGTGGGCTGGTACCACTCACATCCTGGTTTCGGCTGCTGGCTATCGTCGGTCGATATCAACACTCAGCAATCGTTTGAGCAGCTCACACCCCGCGCCGTGGCCGTCGTAGTCGACCCCATCCAATCCGTCAAGGGCAAGGTCGTCATCGATGCCTTCCGCCTCATCAACCCGCAAACTCTCATGATGGGCCACGAGCCCCGTCAAACCACTTCCAACGTCGGTCACCTCAACAAGCCCTCGATCCAAGCCCTCATCCACGGCCTGAACCGCCACTACTACTCCATTGGCATCAACTACCGAAAGACAGCGCTGGAGGAGAACATGCTAATGAACCTCCACAAGCACGTCTGGACAGAGGCCCTGCTCATGGACGACTTCAAGGGCGAGGGCGAGCGGAATACCGACAGGCTGCAGAAGCTAGTCACACTCGCAGAAGGCTATGAGAAGCGCGTAAAAGAGGAGACGGAGTTGACCAAGGACCAACTGAAAACACGATACGTCGGAAAGGTCGACCCAAAGAAGCGTAAGTACAACTTGACTTGCATGACCATGACCTTTACTAACAAATCATCACAGATATTTCGGACGTCGGCCAACAGCTCATCGAAGACAACATCGTCTCCGTCTCACGGCAGATGATCGACAAGGAAGCCTCAGTACCAAAGTCCAACGGTCGGCAAAACGGCCAAGCACACGGCGGCGACGACGAGATGGAGGAGTAAAGAAACAATTGCCTTGGCACAAAGACGCCATGAACAAGCCGGCCACCGGAATATGCCATGTACTATACCAGTAGTAGTAACTCCCCGCGTCAGAAGGAAGGGAGGGAGCCCCAGCGATTTCTCACCTTCAAGGAAAGGCATACGATATAGTAATGCATAGAGTATGAAAGTAACGATATTACCAAAGCTCTGCTTGCTAGGTTCCATGGTTGATGACATGATCATATGCTTTTGCCTGTGACGTAAACATATCGGTCCGGCTAGTATACTGTGCCGCTAGTGATTAAACTCCCGTCTCTTTTTTTTTCAATGTATTGTCCCGTTCATCTGACGCGTCTGGTGACGAAGGTTGGGTGCAAAGGTAGAGCTTGACCCATGTCATAGTTTTTGCCACAGCACTGTGTGCACGATGTCTTTGGCAACTAGAATCTTCTATGCTGTTCTGGTGACGGTTCATCTACATGCTATTGGTAGTTGGATGGATATTTGATACTACGATAGTAACACGTCATCTTCACGTTTGGATCGAGCACACACCGCATGTTTTGAATCTTTCTTTAATACCTCTATTTTAGTTACGTATCTTTTGACGCCGTGACAAGTTCTCATGGCGTTTCACTCTGAGCCTTCTTTCATATGATGAGGGTGTGGGTGTGGGGGATTTAGGGTCGGGACGGGAGGGGGCACATCGCAACAGAGGAAAAGTAAAACAGGTAAAAACAACAGCAAGCAGACAAAACACCTCCCCCCAACCAACCAAAACCCAACACTGCGCCAGATAAAAAAAACTGTTTCCCATGATTTCATGTCTCTTTCTTTCATACGCCAACCATGTGTGCCTAGTTTGCAgacaacaacagcaacaacaacaaaaaaGCGAAAAACGGGAAAAAGGATAATGTATAATCCCGCCACACCTCTTGTAGGAGAGAGACCATTTGGTTTGTGGTATAAAACAGACAACAAATTCACCGCCCGCCAGCCAATGATGCAAAAACCCGGTTTCGTTTTTCTTTCAAACAATGAGGAAATAGGCATTTGGGGACCGAGATACTGTCGTAAACACGGCCGTTTCGTCGcgagagagagagagagagagagagagaggaaGTCGTAACGCCGTTTTGCACATGGGATATTCGGTCAAGGACAATTGCACGAAGAATCCTCTTCCATAAAATATGAAGGAGGCTTTCATGCAATTGCTCGAGGAAAACTCCGACAAGAAAAAGGAGACGGTTGATTTCGCGTCCGTGATCGTGATTGGGGCTAGCTGAGTTGTACATTTGTCAAAGGGCGTATTGTTGTTACATGGTACTCGTCGACGAGTGTTTCATGGGCCATACTTGACCATTTGTGCGTTCTGCTGTAGCAGTATGTTACATCAGCCAGTCTCAAGGTCGCCATGTCCAGCCAGACTAAGGGTGGCCATGTGGTTTACCTGAGCTCTGCTCATGGTGTGATCCGTTTAGGCCTCCTGGGCGGTTCTTCTTCGCATTCTCGTCATCCGAACTCGAATGGCTACTGCTGCCATCTTCGAGATTAATCGTTCCGTCCTTGGATTCCCGGCGGAGCCTATCGGCTT
The sequence above is a segment of the Pyrenophora tritici-repentis strain M4 chromosome 3, whole genome shotgun sequence genome. Coding sequences within it:
- a CDS encoding Drf-FH1 multi-domain protein, giving the protein MTKKRKRYPDLNQKLERPWCYYCERDFDDLKILISHQKAKHFKCDRCGRRLNTAGGLSVHMNQVHKETLTHVENANPGRQGLELEIFGMEGVPAEIIDQHNQQVTQAHFAEEQERARLTGNPMRGAYVNGQAAPNKRPKINESLEEIEERAAKFREDRKNGVLPTPVEPAPTATPPVVQSPYGVPPPGAPAAFPPGAAFPPQAVPQPFSPANGGIPPRPGSIPGQPGALPPRPGFGAPPPGAIPPGQNGEIFNSVDELINQVTKAAATKEEKKSKKDKNQRLIFSDDFISPEEKMAALSRFSDFMRT
- a CDS encoding Pex2-Pex12 multi-domain protein, producing MPAADFAAAQQRIAARRAQRALQQQSRQHEVPRTVRALSRLPFPFSTISTTGFSVWDAIKGRTGTRPEFRVGQVDAELLDEELLSLLKGQVGEGLKYFGSHITDNYSAEILLVLRAILWKLSIWDQNASYGAHLQGLRYTDARSNAPNRPPPKPWQKVAYGAITVGGRYAWTKWEDYLLSASEDYTRPESTKLKMLGRLSELAGSAHDMFGLASFLVFLVDGRYRTITDRLLRLRLTPTSHATSREVSFEYLNRQLVWHAFTEFLLFLLPLVGISRWRRILSRTFRKFQSTILSLLGRSKSTSSDNDEEKASGELGFLPERTCAICYRDQNPTTASEADILASSAGGGGVVGSAATDITNPYEAMPCGCIYCFACIAQRIANEEGEGWTCLRCGETVKECQPWNGDIIEEPTRTVSHHHHADEHERPSTAKSVVFATSHGRDNTADLDEKALLREVDPMPEQEDGARAEDEAHRADIMATTHSRGLDLGESLFTESSEWARASEDQSSSSSSEDEQSEEYEEDEEEEGEESGFYH
- a CDS encoding importin 11; translated protein: MNAEFSVEVPGEANPLTEGILFHVLRSASSTDQTQVQTGTKQLQHWEKAQGFYPLLQSVYLDKSLPLEVRYLAVIQLKNGIDKYWRKTATNAVTKEDKNTIRARLLESAVNEADHRLALQNALVVAKIVRYEYPTDWPGLFQQLLQILRTAADPSAYPLQLPRALLVLLYIVKELSTGRLPRTRQSLQTVAPEIFNVIGTIYVSKVQAWQTFFQHGGDDEGGALESIDNSLLAIKAIRRLIIAGYEFPGRDKDVQEFWTLTRAHFGEFLHYVTPGNSPLANEVQKKVGKHLMQLSKLHLNMATTHPADFVLLPNSLDLARDYWSLVSKVGEQWGSTSIEGAKVGTDGDAEDEAPILERLALKGLLLIRALVKMVFYPTQSFRYKHQQEKDERSKAMDMIKTGFFTDDLVRAMTSALVQRFFVFRPSDLRMWEEEPDEWEKMEEGAEDWEFAIRPCAEKLFLDLAKNFKDLIIQPLLQVFYSVATPENEDILFKDSVYTAIGLAADILHDQVDFDSFLEKTLVVEATKQTPGFNIIRRRIAIIISQWIPIKMAKEKKPIAYQIFQHLLDKSDPMNDQVVRITAGRKFHAVADEWEFQADLFMPYSQIMLDRLMALVQEVELPETKMALLNTISLIVLRLEHHITPYANSIIDLLPPLWEQSGEEHLMKQAILTILARLTNAMKADSRLFHISFLPIIQSAIEPGSETQVYLLEDALDLWASIIAQTPSAPEPTPPELLSLLHYLLPLFSMDNDTLRKAIEITEAYLLLAPSAVLADDFRPAILQALADLLGSLKVEANGIMTHLVQCIIRGAQGVGGEQAVKVLTSDLISTGFLAKVLEGLHGAWTHHQSHGPYRELPSRAVDGVVETDYFTVLARIAIASPTVLLEALSSLSSEGLEKTLDWLLEEWFSHIENIGDSPSRKLMCLVLTRFLEGGQPWMLARLQLLIGVWTDVLGELLDGMDDRSQDSLYWPPEPYHPTEPEAPEDLRKRELIYTDPVHQINLVAFIREHLQQVIQQVGGEQAFQEEWLSRVDKEVLKGFGELGIM
- a CDS encoding AcuC, Deacetylase; this encodes MVEEGGMAPTTGSSSLNNGTATQPKKVAYFYDSDVGNYAYVAGHPMKPHRIRMAHSLIMNYGLYTKMEIYRAKPASKYEMTQFHTDEYIEFLHKVTPDNMEQFTREQSKYNVGDDCPVFDGLFEFCGISAGGTMEGAARLNRGKCDVAVNWAGGLHHAKKSEASGFCYVNDIVLGIIELLRYKQRVLYIDIDVHHGDGVEEAFYTTDRVMTVSFHKYGEYFPGTGELRDIGVGSGKNYSVNFPLRDGITDETYRNIFEPVIQAVMDYYGPEAIVLQCGGDSLSGDRLGCFNLSMDGHANCVKYVKSFGVPVIVLGGGGYTMRNVARTWAYETGELVGEKMAKQLPFNDYYEYFAPDYELDVRPSNMENANSHDYLHKIKSAVIENIRRTGKPSVEAAISKSNMRANCTMQATTRTTRTAWEYVPSLARRRDGISPTTPIPTPPPADEMDGLEELNGESAVSTRQPSAAADSRTQTPTAGEQEADEDGDIDMDVPPATTAAATAGSTRSQSPAGVVTPPESPPHGHDNHRNGTHFRPNRRRGNGRQRR